One window of Nostoc sp. C052 genomic DNA carries:
- the lpxB gene encoding lipid-A-disaccharide synthase, giving the protein MRIFISTGEVSGDLQGSLLISALKRQAGAIGLELEIVALGGEKMVEAGAVLLGNTSSIGSMGILEGLPYVLPTLQVQRQAIASLKQNPPDLVVLIDYMSPNLGIGTYMKRQLPHVPVVYYIAPQEWAWSLNVRNTNRIVGFTDKLLAIFPQEARYFREKGAEVSWVGHPLLDRMQDAPSREAARATLGIAPEEIAIALLPASRRQELKYLLPIIFEAAQTIQAKLPEVRFWIPLSLEVYRQPIEEAIKRYGLRATVLLAQQKEVFAAADLAVSKSGTVNLELALLNVPQVVVYRLSPLTAWIARKILQGSISFASPPNLVVMKPIVPEFLQEEATAENIIQAAMELLLNPSRREQTLLDYEEMRRCLGEVGVCDRAALEILQMLPGSGDRGLGTGD; this is encoded by the coding sequence ATGCGGATATTTATCAGCACTGGCGAAGTATCTGGCGATTTACAAGGGTCGCTGCTAATTTCAGCGCTGAAGCGTCAAGCTGGGGCGATTGGGTTGGAATTAGAGATTGTGGCACTGGGAGGCGAAAAAATGGTAGAGGCTGGAGCAGTTTTGCTAGGTAATACTAGCAGTATTGGCTCAATGGGTATTCTAGAAGGGCTACCTTATGTTTTACCGACCCTCCAGGTGCAACGTCAAGCGATCGCTTCCTTAAAGCAAAATCCACCTGATTTAGTGGTACTAATCGACTACATGAGTCCGAATCTGGGAATTGGGACTTACATGAAACGGCAGTTACCACATGTGCCTGTAGTCTATTACATTGCTCCCCAAGAGTGGGCTTGGTCGCTCAATGTGCGTAACACTAACCGAATTGTTGGTTTTACAGATAAGCTGTTGGCAATTTTTCCACAAGAAGCCCGTTACTTTCGTGAGAAAGGGGCAGAAGTTAGTTGGGTAGGGCATCCTTTGCTTGACCGGATGCAGGACGCTCCCAGTCGGGAAGCAGCCCGTGCAACCCTGGGGATTGCGCCAGAAGAGATTGCAATCGCACTCCTCCCCGCTTCTCGCCGCCAAGAACTAAAATATCTTTTACCAATTATTTTTGAAGCTGCCCAAACTATTCAAGCTAAATTACCTGAAGTTCGTTTCTGGATTCCCCTGTCACTGGAAGTCTATAGACAGCCAATTGAAGAGGCTATTAAGCGTTACGGTTTACGGGCTACAGTTCTATTAGCTCAACAAAAGGAAGTTTTTGCTGCGGCTGATTTAGCCGTTAGCAAATCTGGTACTGTCAACCTGGAACTTGCTTTGTTAAACGTGCCGCAAGTGGTAGTTTATCGCCTCAGTCCCCTAACTGCTTGGATAGCTCGTAAAATCCTCCAAGGTTCTATAAGCTTTGCATCGCCACCTAATTTAGTAGTTATGAAGCCGATTGTGCCAGAATTTTTACAAGAGGAAGCTACGGCAGAAAATATTATCCAAGCAGCAATGGAATTACTACTCAATCCCAGTCGCAGAGAACAAACTTTGCTAGATTATGAAGAAATGCGGCGGTGTTTAGGGGAAGTTGGGGTATGCGATCGCGCTGCTCTAGAAATTTTGCAAATGTTGCCAGGGAGTGGGGATCGGGGACTAGGGACTGGGGACTGA
- a CDS encoding DNA cytosine methyltransferase produces MAYEMKKQRAIAVDLFAGAGGMTLGFEQAGFDVLASVEIDPIHCATHEFNFPYCSVLCKSVVDTTGEEIRSRSEIGDREIDVVICGSPCQGFSLIGKRAIDDPRNSLVFHFHRLVFELKPKFFVMENVRGITVGEHKQILQTLISEFRIHGYQVEENYQILNAANYGVPQSRERLFLIGAREDVELPRYPQPITKQALINNSNSKRISDIPSSPTVWDAIRDLPEIEKYPELLTRDWVVAEYEKPSKYGLVLRGLKCLDDDYSYKREYDLRILSSSLRTKHSAETIKRFQDTQQGEREKISRFHKLHPASVCNTLRAGTDRYRGSFTSPRPIHPSTPRCITVREAARLHSYPDWFRFHITKWHGFRQVGNSVPPLLAKAVASEIIRSLNISPFKPSSRYKLGEEKLLQFNMSQAAQYYQCDC; encoded by the coding sequence ATGGCTTATGAGATGAAAAAACAAAGAGCGATCGCAGTTGATTTGTTCGCTGGCGCGGGTGGTATGACTCTTGGCTTTGAGCAAGCTGGTTTTGATGTGCTAGCATCTGTGGAAATTGACCCGATCCACTGTGCAACACATGAGTTTAACTTCCCTTATTGCTCAGTGTTATGTAAAAGTGTTGTGGATACAACCGGGGAAGAAATTAGGAGTCGGTCTGAGATTGGCGATCGCGAGATTGATGTGGTAATTTGTGGCTCACCATGTCAAGGATTTTCCCTAATTGGTAAACGAGCTATCGATGACCCCCGAAATTCTTTGGTGTTTCACTTTCATCGGCTGGTTTTTGAGCTAAAACCGAAATTCTTTGTGATGGAAAATGTTCGAGGGATCACAGTTGGCGAACATAAACAAATCCTCCAAACCTTAATTAGCGAGTTTAGAATTCACGGCTATCAAGTAGAAGAAAATTACCAAATTCTCAACGCTGCAAATTACGGAGTACCACAATCTCGTGAGAGATTATTTCTGATAGGTGCGAGGGAAGATGTAGAGTTACCAAGATACCCTCAGCCGATTACTAAACAAGCGCTAATAAATAATTCAAATTCTAAAAGAATATCTGACATTCCATCGAGTCCTACAGTCTGGGATGCAATTAGAGATTTACCTGAAATAGAAAAATATCCTGAATTATTAACAAGAGATTGGGTTGTAGCAGAATACGAAAAGCCTAGTAAATATGGTCTTGTACTTCGTGGTCTTAAGTGCCTAGATGATGATTATTCTTACAAACGGGAATATGACTTGCGAATACTTTCATCAAGTTTAAGAACAAAACATTCTGCGGAAACTATTAAACGTTTTCAGGATACTCAACAAGGCGAGAGAGAAAAAATTAGTCGTTTTCATAAGCTACATCCTGCTAGTGTCTGCAATACTTTAAGGGCCGGAACAGACAGGTATAGGGGTTCTTTCACATCTCCAAGACCGATTCATCCATCTACGCCGAGGTGTATCACCGTCAGGGAAGCAGCAAGATTGCATTCTTACCCAGATTGGTTTAGATTTCATATAACTAAATGGCACGGATTTCGGCAAGTTGGTAACTCTGTACCACCGCTACTAGCAAAGGCTGTGGCATCAGAAATTATTCGCAGTTTGAATATTTCGCCTTTTAAGCCGAGTTCGCGATACAAGTTGGGAGAGGAAAAACTATTACAATTTAATATGTCGCAAGCGGCACAATATTATCAGTGTGACTGTTAA
- the nfi gene encoding deoxyribonuclease V (cleaves DNA at apurinic or apyrimidinic sites): MKFYRDHAWPSTLEEAIVIQEALRDRVITEDQLQEPIQYVAGVDMGFEADGTISRAAVAVLSFPDLQVIETSLAHRPTTFPYVPGFLSFREIPAVLDALEKIKTTPDIILCDGQGIAHPRRLGIASHLGLLIDIPTIGVAKSRLLGKHEELAETKGSTQPLIYEGETVGAVLRSRTAVKPLYISSGHRISLPTAIDYVLRCTPKYRLPETTRIADKLASDR, from the coding sequence ATGAAGTTTTATCGAGATCATGCTTGGCCATCGACGCTAGAAGAAGCCATAGTTATCCAAGAAGCGCTGCGAGATCGAGTAATTACTGAGGATCAACTGCAAGAACCTATCCAGTATGTTGCTGGAGTCGATATGGGTTTTGAAGCTGATGGAACCATTAGCCGTGCAGCTGTCGCAGTATTGAGTTTTCCTGATTTGCAAGTCATTGAGACAAGCCTAGCACACCGTCCTACCACCTTTCCTTATGTTCCTGGATTCCTCTCATTTCGGGAAATTCCAGCCGTTCTCGATGCTCTAGAAAAGATTAAAACAACACCTGATATCATCCTGTGTGATGGTCAGGGAATTGCTCATCCCCGCAGATTAGGTATAGCTAGCCATTTAGGTTTACTTATAGATATACCAACAATTGGTGTCGCTAAGTCCAGGTTGTTAGGGAAACATGAAGAATTGGCAGAAACCAAAGGCAGTACGCAACCACTGATATATGAGGGTGAAACCGTTGGGGCTGTTTTGCGATCGCGCACAGCAGTAAAACCTCTATACATCTCCAGTGGCCATCGAATTAGCTTACCGACAGCCATTGACTATGTATTACGCTGCACGCCAAAATATCGGCTACCAGAAACTACACGCATTGCTGATAAATTAGCGTCGGACAGATAA
- a CDS encoding FHA domain-containing protein: MNALTLQWHDAGQDKTQNIYEQQPSQNPGTVRIGRDPLRCDIVLSHPTVSGLHVEIFFHHQQQRFYIRNLRSQNPPVVDGRQLVQGEMPLTEGTSITLGQIKLNVTNVSTGSIPATILLPPHPPVNIGHHHHPLTPPAPPPGVYGLECPKCHKVSPGENLQIGCHWCGTSLAAAVSVLVARN, encoded by the coding sequence ATGAACGCACTAACTTTACAGTGGCACGATGCAGGTCAAGATAAAACTCAGAACATTTACGAGCAACAGCCAAGTCAAAATCCTGGCACTGTCCGCATCGGTCGCGACCCCCTCCGGTGCGATATTGTTCTGAGTCACCCTACTGTCTCTGGACTGCACGTTGAAATCTTTTTTCATCACCAGCAACAGCGCTTTTATATTAGGAATTTGCGATCGCAAAATCCCCCTGTTGTCGATGGAAGGCAATTAGTCCAAGGTGAAATGCCTTTAACTGAGGGCACTAGTATTACTTTGGGACAAATAAAACTCAATGTTACTAACGTTTCCACGGGTAGTATTCCAGCAACAATTTTGCTGCCACCCCATCCACCAGTAAACATCGGACATCACCACCATCCACTAACACCCCCTGCACCACCGCCAGGAGTTTATGGCTTAGAATGCCCCAAATGTCATAAAGTTTCCCCAGGAGAGAATCTACAAATTGGCTGTCATTGGTGTGGGACATCTTTAGCTGCGGCTGTGAGTGTTTTGGTAGCAAGGAATTAG
- a CDS encoding FHA domain-containing protein, producing the protein MTNEQIQLSWEEPATGERREPRLNIPIAFGREFARLPAELKGVRVSRMLLNSNEVSRYHALIEWEQDHLVVIDQGSVNGVYVNGQPQTRSVLANGDTLQIGPYLITVTFVANASAPDTSPPSTIRFNANTNLPDPSLPVVQPLTPLTSNFPPLAFQAQKVAVQALHATGLPVDESDYLAIGAGLGSFLWADLLRISGVRADKIVALGLEAEPYARYKRLCLNSQIPLYERLRSNSDSCPDNIWGWPSYALREAWGDLTKGQINSAFKYLWQVFAEPTFAETYTPRAGNVFDSIDRETKRIGWNQIYRYGRVRGIRKTDDGRYCVAYSRGPGDYAFLVSRYLHLATGYPAIQFLPDLQAYREKYQDFKSVVNAYEAHDHVYEQLEQHGGTVLIRGRGIVASRIVQRIYEARKRNRNIAVLHLMRSPKPQGNKFQRATRLVKNHYEFQPFNWPKACWGGELRAMLEKASPDERKRLLADWGGTTTADRQDWQQITAQGLSEGWYQITFGEVLDVERDAQNRTITRIREQSFGEMKLLADFIVDATGLDAKVDTNPLLADLVKHYNLPVNHLGRLTVANNFELIEMRSDRGQMYAAGAITLGGPYAAVDSFLGLQYAALVAVDGLAAARATGVQKLNVVSSFSQWLKWVLNQSP; encoded by the coding sequence ATGACAAATGAACAAATCCAATTAAGTTGGGAAGAACCAGCGACAGGTGAACGGCGAGAACCAAGGTTAAATATACCGATCGCTTTTGGTCGAGAATTCGCTCGTTTACCTGCTGAACTTAAGGGAGTGCGCGTTTCTCGGATGCTGCTTAACAGTAACGAAGTTTCTCGCTACCATGCCCTAATTGAGTGGGAACAAGACCATCTAGTGGTGATTGATCAAGGCAGTGTTAACGGTGTCTATGTCAATGGTCAACCACAAACGCGGAGTGTCTTGGCTAATGGCGATACGTTGCAAATTGGCCCCTATTTAATAACGGTGACATTTGTTGCTAACGCCTCTGCACCAGATACTAGCCCCCCTTCAACGATTCGCTTTAATGCAAATACCAATCTTCCAGACCCCAGCTTGCCTGTAGTCCAGCCGTTAACGCCTTTGACAAGTAATTTCCCGCCATTGGCATTTCAAGCACAAAAGGTTGCTGTGCAAGCACTTCATGCTACGGGATTGCCAGTAGATGAATCTGATTATTTAGCGATCGGGGCGGGATTGGGTAGCTTTTTATGGGCTGATTTGCTGCGAATTAGTGGTGTACGTGCTGACAAAATTGTAGCTTTGGGATTAGAGGCAGAACCTTATGCCCGTTACAAGCGCCTCTGTTTGAATTCGCAAATTCCCTTATATGAAAGACTGCGTTCTAATTCTGACTCTTGTCCTGATAATATTTGGGGTTGGCCTAGTTATGCCTTGCGTGAGGCTTGGGGAGACTTAACTAAGGGACAGATAAATTCAGCATTCAAGTATTTATGGCAAGTCTTTGCCGAACCAACATTTGCTGAAACTTATACTCCCCGTGCTGGTAACGTCTTTGATTCCATAGATAGGGAGACAAAGCGTATTGGCTGGAATCAAATTTATCGCTATGGGCGAGTTAGAGGAATTCGGAAAACTGATGATGGCAGATATTGCGTAGCCTATTCTCGCGGCCCAGGAGATTATGCTTTTTTAGTTAGTCGTTATTTACATTTAGCTACTGGGTATCCAGCAATTCAGTTTCTCCCAGATTTGCAAGCTTATAGGGAAAAATATCAAGACTTTAAATCTGTGGTCAATGCTTATGAAGCCCACGATCATGTTTATGAACAACTAGAGCAACATGGTGGTACGGTATTGATTCGGGGGCGGGGAATTGTGGCTTCGCGGATTGTGCAGCGGATTTATGAAGCCAGAAAACGAAATCGGAATATTGCAGTTTTGCATTTAATGCGATCGCCTAAACCCCAAGGTAACAAATTTCAAAGAGCCACGCGCCTAGTCAAAAATCATTACGAATTTCAACCCTTTAACTGGCCGAAAGCCTGTTGGGGCGGCGAACTCCGGGCAATGTTAGAAAAAGCTAGTCCCGATGAACGCAAACGTTTACTAGCAGACTGGGGTGGAACAACCACCGCCGACCGCCAAGACTGGCAGCAAATTACCGCCCAAGGGTTAAGCGAAGGTTGGTATCAAATTACCTTCGGTGAGGTGCTGGATGTAGAACGAGATGCCCAAAACCGGACTATTACCCGTATCAGAGAGCAAAGCTTTGGGGAAATGAAATTGCTCGCTGACTTTATTGTTGACGCTACTGGACTGGATGCCAAGGTAGATACCAATCCCCTACTAGCAGATTTGGTGAAACATTACAATCTCCCAGTGAATCATCTGGGGCGATTGACTGTAGCGAACAATTTTGAATTGATAGAAATGCGTAGTGATAGAGGTCAAATGTATGCTGCGGGAGCTATTACTTTAGGTGGCCCTTATGCAGCAGTTGATAGTTTTTTGGGCTTGCAATACGCCGCATTAGTCGCCGTTGATGGACTCGCCGCCGCCCGTGCTACTGGAGTGCAAAAGTTGAATGTTGTAAGTTCCTTTAGTCAGTGGTTGAAGTGGGTGTTAAATCAGTCACCTTAG
- a CDS encoding tetratricopeptide repeat protein yields MPLTGVLEFVGREEELQNLHQLLQDNKQVAIVGMGGVGKTELATQYAKQHLQNYQGGVCWLSAQGIDVEIQIFRFFELKFNRIVPDDWELADRLKFCWQNWQQGEVLLVFDNVTDYKTQVQRNLPSESPRFKVLLTTREKFDRTLPQLPLGVLKPLAAMKLLKSLVDRERLKSEPWAARRICKSLGYLPLALELVGRYLDTMPDLSLETLLKRLEKKRLEHEAVAKANPLMRYEYGVAEAFALSWEQLDENAQKLGCLLSLYALADIPLSFEAIEDEEEQELNEKAIAELRKLHLVQWQSKGIYRLHPLIRQFFQMKLDESSEADKVKTNFTAQMVEVAKQISQQLNREEILNVTPFISHIAEIATHLSQYLSDEDLIAPFTGLGWFYQGQGLYQQAEPWLQQCKKVTENRFGLEHPHVAASLNNLAGLYEYIGHYSEAEPLYLQALELNKCLMGENHPDVATALNNLAALYQSTGRYSEAEPLFEQALELRKHLLGDNHPHVATSLNNLAELYRSTGRYSKAEPLHHQALELRKRLLGENHPDVANSLNNLARLYIDTGHYSKAKLLFEQALELTKRLLGENHPDVANSLNNLAGLYNTTGRYSEAEPLLEQALELRKHLLGDNHPDVATSLNNLAELYRSTGRYSEAEPLYHQALELRRYLLGDNHPDVAASLNNLATLYQSTGRYSEAEQIHLQALELWKSLLGDNHPDVATSLNNLAGLYCSTRRFSEGKPLFEQALAICERTLGVDHPNTMTVRGNYARFLTHIPHPELSQKK; encoded by the coding sequence TTGCCCCTGACTGGGGTACTGGAGTTTGTCGGGCGTGAAGAGGAATTACAAAATCTTCACCAACTTTTGCAGGATAATAAACAAGTTGCGATCGTAGGTATGGGTGGAGTAGGCAAAACTGAACTCGCTACCCAATACGCCAAACAGCATTTGCAGAATTATCAAGGTGGGGTTTGCTGGTTATCTGCACAGGGAATTGATGTCGAAATTCAGATTTTCAGATTTTTTGAATTAAAATTCAACAGAATTGTACCGGACGATTGGGAATTAGCAGATAGACTGAAATTCTGCTGGCAAAATTGGCAACAAGGTGAAGTACTGCTGGTGTTTGATAATGTCACTGACTACAAAACACAGGTACAGCGTAATCTACCCTCAGAATCACCCCGATTTAAAGTATTGCTGACAACGCGTGAGAAATTTGACAGAACTTTGCCGCAATTACCTTTGGGTGTTCTCAAACCATTGGCGGCGATGAAATTATTAAAATCGCTGGTTGATAGAGAACGACTCAAAAGCGAACCTTGGGCTGCGAGAAGAATTTGTAAATCCTTGGGATATTTGCCTTTGGCGTTAGAGTTAGTGGGGCGATATCTGGATACAATGCCAGATTTGTCTCTGGAGACACTGCTGAAGCGGCTAGAGAAAAAGCGACTCGAACACGAAGCAGTCGCCAAAGCTAACCCATTGATGCGTTATGAATACGGTGTTGCCGAAGCTTTTGCATTGAGTTGGGAACAGTTGGATGAAAATGCACAAAAATTAGGCTGTTTGCTGAGTTTGTATGCCTTAGCTGACATTCCGTTATCTTTTGAGGCGATAGAAGATGAGGAAGAACAAGAACTCAACGAGAAAGCTATAGCTGAGTTGCGAAAACTGCATTTAGTACAATGGCAAAGTAAAGGAATATATCGTTTACATCCACTGATTCGGCAATTTTTCCAAATGAAGTTGGATGAGTCAAGTGAGGCGGATAAGGTGAAAACAAATTTTACAGCGCAGATGGTAGAGGTGGCAAAGCAAATTTCTCAACAGCTTAACCGTGAAGAGATTCTCAACGTCACTCCCTTTATCTCCCACATTGCAGAAATTGCAACCCATTTATCCCAATATCTCAGCGACGAGGATTTAATTGCGCCTTTCACAGGCTTAGGCTGGTTTTATCAAGGCCAAGGGCTTTATCAGCAGGCAGAACCTTGGTTGCAGCAGTGTAAAAAAGTCACTGAAAATCGTTTTGGTTTAGAACATCCCCATGTCGCCGCTAGCCTAAACAATCTTGCTGGACTCTATGAATATATAGGACACTACAGCGAAGCCGAGCCTCTGTATCTGCAAGCTTTGGAACTGAACAAATGCTTAATGGGAGAAAATCATCCTGATGTCGCCACTGCCCTGAACAATTTAGCAGCACTTTATCAGTCTACAGGACGCTACAGCGAAGCCGAACCCCTTTTTGAACAAGCTTTGGAACTAAGAAAACACCTACTGGGAGACAACCATCCCCATGTCGCCACTAGCCTGAACAATCTCGCAGAACTATACCGTTCTACAGGACGCTACAGCAAAGCTGAACCCCTCCATCACCAAGCTTTGGAACTGAGAAAACGCCTGCTGGGAGAAAATCATCCTGATGTCGCCAATAGCTTGAACAATTTAGCAAGACTCTACATAGATACAGGACACTACAGCAAAGCCAAACTCTTGTTTGAACAAGCTTTAGAACTGACAAAACGCCTGCTGGGAGAAAATCATCCCGATGTCGCCAATAGCTTGAATAATCTGGCAGGACTCTATAATACTACAGGACGCTACAGCGAAGCCGAACCCCTTCTTGAACAAGCTTTGGAACTAAGAAAACACCTACTGGGAGACAACCATCCCGATGTCGCCACTAGCCTGAACAATCTCGCAGAACTATACCGTTCTACAGGACGCTACAGCGAAGCTGAACCCCTGTATCACCAAGCTTTGGAACTGAGAAGATACTTACTGGGAGACAACCATCCCGATGTCGCCGCTAGCCTGAATAATCTCGCAACACTCTATCAGTCTACAGGACGCTACAGTGAAGCCGAACAAATACATCTGCAAGCTTTGGAACTTTGGAAAAGCTTGCTGGGAGACAACCATCCTGATGTTGCCACTAGCTTGAACAATCTCGCAGGACTCTACTGTTCTACAAGACGCTTTAGTGAAGGCAAACCCTTATTTGAGCAAGCTTTGGCAATTTGTGAACGTACTTTAGGTGTAGATCATCCCAATACAATGACGGTTCGGGGAAATTATGCAAGATTTTTAACCCACATTCCGCACCCGGAACTGTCACAAAAGAAATAG